GTCACCGCCTCGTCGACCCGGTCGGCGGGGAGCGCGCAGACCCGGCACAGGTCCTGGGTGAGGATGAGGTCCGGGTCGAGGCCCGCGAGCGCCCCGGCGTGCAGCGTGTAGAGGTCCGCGCCGGCCGCGAGCTGCCCCTTGACGTACGCGTCGATCTCGCCGGGGCTCATGCCCCGGGTGTCCCGCCCGCCGACGACGACGGTCGGGCCGGCCCGGTCGGCGACCGGCACCTGGCACTCGAAGGTGACGCCGACCAGCTCGTCGCCGAGGCCGAGGGCGTAGACGATCTCCGTGGCGGAGGGCAGCAGGGACACCAGACGCATGCCGCCATCCTTCCCGCTCCCGCCGCGGGGACGACGACCGGGCCGGTGCGCCGATCGGAGGAGCGCCACCCGCCGCCGACGGCAGGTAAGGCTTACCTTATTCTCTGGGCGTCGACGGGGCGTCTCGTCGATGCCCACACCCGAGCCCCTCAACCGGAGAGCCCATGAGCCGCCGTACCGCTGTCGTCGCCGTCGCCCTCTGCGCCGCGGCCGCCCTCACCGCCTGCGGTGACGACTCCGCCAAGGCCGAGGCGGTGGCGGTCACCGCCACCGACAGCAGCTGCGCGGTCGCCAAGACCAGCTTCACGCCCGGCGAGGCGACCTTCGCGGTCACCAACAAGGGCAAGCAGACCACCGAGGTGTACGTCTACGGCCGGCAGGGCGACGCGTACACCCAGGTGATCGCCGAGGTGGAGAACGTGGCACCCGGACTGACCCGGAACGTGACCGCGAGCCTCGCCAACGGCACGTACGAGGTGGCCTGCAAGCCGGGGCAGACCGGCGACGGCATCCGGACCCGGATCACCGTCTCCGGCGGCTCGGCCCCCGCCGAGGAGCCGGAGGCCGCGTACGACCGGGAGGTCGAGGTGGCGGTCACCGCGACCGGCGTGACCGGCGCCGACGGCCTGATCGCCGAGTCCGGCGACAAGATCGAGTTCAAGCTGGAGAACAAGGCGGGAGCGGCCCGTTCGCTGGAGATCGTCGACCCGTCCGGCAAGGTCGTCGCCGAGATCGAGGCCAAGCCGAACGCCACCGCCGAGAAGATCGTGCCGCTGAAGACCCCCGGCGCGTGGACCCTGAAGATCGAGGGCGACGGCACGGCCGACGTCGTCAAGCCGCTCCGCGTCGCCTGAGGGGTGAGCACGGGCCCCTTCTCCCCGCCGCCGCCGCAGGAGGGGCCCATGCTGGAACCGGTGAGGCGGGCCACGTCGGCGGCGCGGCGGGCGAGCGGCGGCGACACCGGGGTCTAGCGTTCGCCCCGGCACCCGACCAGCTCGACGTCATCACCTTCGGAGGAGACCGCCATGCGCGCCACCGTGATCCACGGCCCGAACGACATCCGGGTCGAGGAGGTGCCGGACGCCACCGTCCGGACCCCCACCGACGCCGTCGTACGGGTGGTGCTCGCCTGCATCTGCGGCAGCGACCTGTGGGCGTACCGGGGGGTGGCGAAGCGGCAGCCCGGCCAGCGGATCGGCCACGAGTTCCTCGGCGTGGTCGAGGCGGTCGGCGCCGAGGTCGGCTCGGTCGCGGTGGGCGACCTGGTGGTGGCGCCCTTCGTCTGGTCCGACGGGGTCTGCGACTTCTGCCGGGAAGGCCTCCAGACGTCCTGCCCGCACGGCGGGTTCTGGGGCGAGCCCGGCTCCGACGGCGGCCAGGGCGAGGCCGTCCGCGTCCCGTACGCCGACGGCACGCTGGTGCGGCTGCCCGCCGAGGCGGCCGGCGACGAGCGGCTGCTGACCGCCCTGCTCGCCCTCTCCGACGTCATGGCCACCGGTCACCACGCCGCGCTGGCCGCCCGGGTGCGTCCCGGTGCCACCGTCGCCGTGGTCGGTGACGGCGCGGTCGGCCTCTGCGGGGTGCTCGCCGCGAAGCGGCTCGGCGCCGAGCAGATCATCGCGCTGGGCCGGCACACCGCCCGCACCGACATCGCCCGCTCCTTCGGCGCGACCGACGTGGTGGCCGAGCGCGGCGAGGCGGCGATCGCGGCGGTGCGGGAGCTGACCGGCGGCCAGGGCGCGCACGCCGTGCTGGAGGCCGTCGGCACCGAGGAGTCGATGCGGACGGCGATCTCCATCGCCCGCGACGGCGGGGCGGTCGGCTACGTCGGGGTGCCGCACGGCGGCAGCGCGGGTGTCGACATCGGCCAGATGTTCGGCCGCAACATCGCCGTCGGCGGTGGCGTCGCGCCGGCCCGCGCGTACATCCCGGAGCTGCTGGCCGACGTCCTCGCCGGCACCATCGACCCGTCGCCGGTCTTCGACCGCAGCGTGACCCTGGACCAGGTGCCGGACGGCTACCGGGCGATGGACGAGCGCACCGCCCTGAAGGTCCGCATCACCTTCTGACGGGTGGTTCCCGGCTCCCGAAGGCGGGGCTCGGGCTCACGGCTTCAGTGCTCGCGCACCAGCTCCTCCAGCCCGTCCAGCGACTCCTCCATGCCGACCTCGGGGGCGATCGCGACGAGCCGTTCGTAGAAGGAGCGGCTGATCGGAAGATCGTCCTCATGGATCGACGAACACAACGTGTCGAAGGCCAGGCCCTCCTCGCCGACGTGGACGAACTCCCGGACGAGCTCGATGACGTCGGGTGAGGCGATGGGCGAGTCCGCGAGCAGGCGCAGCAGTTCCGCCTTCACCTCGCTGATGTACATCGGTGCCTCCCGGCCTGCCGTGGCCGTCGCCGCAGGCCACGATGATCATATCGGTGTGGCGGGCGGCACCGGGGCGGCCGGTCCGGTGGATCCGGAAAACAGTGCACTGAGGATGCATCCACCCGGTGAGGTGCGGGCGAAGCAATGGTCGTGACGACAGTCACGGATTCTTCGCCCCGACGAAAGGTCCACCGATGAAGATCACCCGACTCGCCGCCCGCCTGGCCGTGGGGGCCATGGCCACCGCCGTGGCCACCGCCGCCGTCGCCGTCCCGGCGCAGGCCTCCGGCACCGGCAGCCGGTCGCTCGCCGCGGTGCTGACGAAGGACACCAGCGGCTTCGACCGCAACTCGCGGGACTTCGACGTGCTCACCGCCGCCGTGCTGGCCGTGCTGGAGGCCAAGCCGAACTCCCCGGTGAAGGTCCTCACCGACGGCTCGGTCGCGCTGACCGCGTTCATCCCCACCGACGGCGCGTTCCGGGAGCTGGTCCGCGACATCACCCACGCCCGTACGCTGCCCAGCGAGCAGGCCGCCTTCACCGCCGTCGCCGGCCTCGGCATCGACACCGTGGAGAACGTGCTGCTCTACCACGTGGTGCCGGGTGCCACGATCGACCGGAAGGCGGCGCTGAAGGCCGACGGGGCGGACCTCACCACCGCCCTCGGCAGCACCGTCGAGGTGGACGTGCGGCACTGCTGGTACGGCCGGCAGGTCCGCCTGATCGACGCCGACACCAACGACCGCAACGCCCGCGTGGTGGTCTTCGACATCAACAAGGGCAACAAGCAGATCGCGCACGCCGTCGACCGGGTGCTCCGCCCGATCGACCTGCCCTGATCCGACCGACGGCACGGACGGCACCCGGGTTTCCGGGTGCCGTCCGCGTCCGTACGGGGACTCAGGTGACCCGGGGCGCCTCGCGCGGCAGGCGCTCGTACGAGCGGCGTTCGGCGATGTCCCGCAGCCGGTCCATGGCGTCCCAGACGTCGACGAAGCGGGTGTACAGCGGGGCCGGCCCGAGCCGCAGCCGGTCCGGGGTGCGGTAGTCACCGACGACCCGTCCCTGCTCGGCCAGCGCCCGGCTGATCCGCAGCGCCTCCGGGTGGTGCAGCGAGACGTGGCTGCCCCGGCGGGCCGGGTCGCGGGGCGAGGCGAGCGTGAAGCCGTACGGGGTCAGCCACGCGTCGGCGAGGGAGACCATCAGCTCGGTGAGGCGGACGCCCTTCTCGCGTACCCGCTCGATGCCGGCGTCGGCCAGGACGTCCAGCGCCGGGTCGAGGGCGGCCATGCCGAGGACGGGTGGCGTGCCGACCTGGAACCGGTCGAGGTCCGGTGCGGGATCGTAGTCGGCGCCCATCCGGAACTGGTCCCGCTGGCCGAACCAGCCCTGGATCGGCTGGCGCAGCCGGGACTGGAGTTCCCGGCGTACGTAGAGGAAGGCCGGCGCGCCCGGTCCGCCGTTGAGGTACTTGTAGGTGCAGCCGACGGCGAGGTCCGCGCCGGAGGCGGTCAGCTCGACCGGCACCGACCCGACCGCGTGCGACAGGTCCCACAGCACGTACGCGCCGACCCGCCGGGCGGCGTCGTTGACCGCCGCCATGTCCAGCAGCGCCCCGGACCGGTAGGAGACCGCGGAGAGCACCACCAGCGCCACGTCCTCGCTCAGCGCCGCCCGCAGGTCCGCCGGGTCCAGCCCCTGGTCGAGGTCGCTGGGCAGCACCCGGAGGGTGAGCCCCCGGGCCTCGGCCAGCCCCTGGAGGATGTACCGGTCGGTGGGGAAGTCCCCGCCGTCGACCAGCACGGTCCGCCGGTCCCCGGCGGCGTCGAGCGCGGCGGCGGCGAGCTTGTAGAGGTTCACCGAGGTCGAGTCGGAGACGGCCACCTCACCGGGGCGGGCCCCGAGCGCGTGGGTGGCGAGCCGGTCCCCGATCCGCCGGGACCACTCGATCCAGGTCGGCCAGCCGCGCACCAGTTGCTCACCCCAGCCCTCGCGGACCAGCCGGGCCAGGTGGTCCGGGGTGGCCGCCGGCAGCCGGCCCAGCGAGTTGCCGTCGAGGTAGATGAGGTCGTCGTCGACGAAGACGAACCGGTCGCGCAGGTCGGCGAGCGGGTCGGCGGCGTCCATCTCCTTGCACAGATAGCGGGGGATCTCGTCGGGCACGCGGGCACTCCAATCACCGGGTCACGGCCGGGCGGGCGGCCGGGACCAGCCTAGGTGGGCGTGATCGCGCGCCGGTCGGCCGGACCCGGTGATCTCCCCTGGTGGGCGGCGCGGCCGTCGGCGTACGGTGCTCGCCGTGACCGCGCACGATCATGTCCCGACCGGCCCCGTCGCCGTGCTCGCCAACCCGACCGCCGGGCGGGGGCGGCACCGGGGACTGCTGCCCGAGCTGCTGGCGCGCCTGGGCACCGCGGGTCACCCCGTTCGGCTGCTGGAGGCCCGTACGCCGGACGAGGCGGAGGCGGCCTGCCACGCGGCGGTCGCCGACGGCGCCGGCGCGCTGGTCGCCGTGGGCGGCGACGGCACCATCCACCGGGCGTTGCAGGCGGTCGCCGGGACGGACGTGCCGTTCGGTCCGGTGCCCGCCGGCACCGGCAACGACTTCGCCGTCGACACCGGCTTCCCGGCCGACCCCCTGGCCGCCGCCGAGGTGATCGCCGCCGCGCTGCGCGAGGGTCGTCGGCACCCGGTCGACCTGGCCCGGCTGACCGCCGCCGACGGTGGCCCCGACCGC
This genomic interval from Micromonospora sp. CCTCC AA 2012012 contains the following:
- a CDS encoding MafI family immunity protein, with amino-acid sequence MYISEVKAELLRLLADSPIASPDVIELVREFVHVGEEGLAFDTLCSSIHEDDLPISRSFYERLVAIAPEVGMEESLDGLEELVREH
- the kynU gene encoding kynureninase → MPDEIPRYLCKEMDAADPLADLRDRFVFVDDDLIYLDGNSLGRLPAATPDHLARLVREGWGEQLVRGWPTWIEWSRRIGDRLATHALGARPGEVAVSDSTSVNLYKLAAAALDAAGDRRTVLVDGGDFPTDRYILQGLAEARGLTLRVLPSDLDQGLDPADLRAALSEDVALVVLSAVSYRSGALLDMAAVNDAARRVGAYVLWDLSHAVGSVPVELTASGADLAVGCTYKYLNGGPGAPAFLYVRRELQSRLRQPIQGWFGQRDQFRMGADYDPAPDLDRFQVGTPPVLGMAALDPALDVLADAGIERVREKGVRLTELMVSLADAWLTPYGFTLASPRDPARRGSHVSLHHPEALRISRALAEQGRVVGDYRTPDRLRLGPAPLYTRFVDVWDAMDRLRDIAERRSYERLPREAPRVT
- a CDS encoding cupredoxin domain-containing protein, yielding MSRRTAVVAVALCAAAALTACGDDSAKAEAVAVTATDSSCAVAKTSFTPGEATFAVTNKGKQTTEVYVYGRQGDAYTQVIAEVENVAPGLTRNVTASLANGTYEVACKPGQTGDGIRTRITVSGGSAPAEEPEAAYDREVEVAVTATGVTGADGLIAESGDKIEFKLENKAGAARSLEIVDPSGKVVAEIEAKPNATAEKIVPLKTPGAWTLKIEGDGTADVVKPLRVA
- a CDS encoding fasciclin domain-containing protein, producing the protein MKITRLAARLAVGAMATAVATAAVAVPAQASGTGSRSLAAVLTKDTSGFDRNSRDFDVLTAAVLAVLEAKPNSPVKVLTDGSVALTAFIPTDGAFRELVRDITHARTLPSEQAAFTAVAGLGIDTVENVLLYHVVPGATIDRKAALKADGADLTTALGSTVEVDVRHCWYGRQVRLIDADTNDRNARVVVFDINKGNKQIAHAVDRVLRPIDLP
- a CDS encoding zinc-dependent alcohol dehydrogenase family protein, translating into MRATVIHGPNDIRVEEVPDATVRTPTDAVVRVVLACICGSDLWAYRGVAKRQPGQRIGHEFLGVVEAVGAEVGSVAVGDLVVAPFVWSDGVCDFCREGLQTSCPHGGFWGEPGSDGGQGEAVRVPYADGTLVRLPAEAAGDERLLTALLALSDVMATGHHAALAARVRPGATVAVVGDGAVGLCGVLAAKRLGAEQIIALGRHTARTDIARSFGATDVVAERGEAAIAAVRELTGGQGAHAVLEAVGTEESMRTAISIARDGGAVGYVGVPHGGSAGVDIGQMFGRNIAVGGGVAPARAYIPELLADVLAGTIDPSPVFDRSVTLDQVPDGYRAMDERTALKVRITF